The DNA window GTGGAACCGTGGCCATGATCCGCGCCCGGGACGTTGTGAGGTTGATCGAGGAAACGCTGCCGTCCCGGCCTTGGCTCCTGACGGCCGCCGATGGCGGCGCGCCTGAGCCACAAGATAAGCACGCGTGAAGCCGGCATACCCCCGGCGACAGCAAGCAAGAGAAATCGTTGACCATGTCCGAACCTCCCGCTATTGCCGTTCGCGGCCTGTCGAAGAAGTTCTCCCGCTCCCTGAAGCGGGCGATGTGGTACGGGCTGGTGGACATCGCCCGGGCCGCGTTGCTCCCGCACCGCTTCCGCTCGCCGAACCTGGCCGCCCGGGTGGCGGATGCGTCGGGTCCGCAGCCCATCCCATATCAAGCCGCACCCCTTCAGGTTTCAGGTCTCCGCCCTCCGCCCTCCTCCGACGGCCTCCGTCCCTCCGAGTTCTGGGCGCTGCAGGACGTCTCCTTCGACCTGCGCCGGGGCGAATGCCTGGGCGTGGTCGGGCACAACGGGGCGGGCAAGAGCACGCTGTTCTCGATCTTGAGCGGCATCTACGGCCCCACGCGCGGGCACGTGGAAATCCGCGGCCGGCTGCAGGCCTTGATTGCCCTCGGCGCGGGCTTTCACCCGATGCTGTCCGGGCGCGAAAACGTCTACATCAACGGCCTGATCCTGGGCCTGACCGAGGAGGAAATTGCGCGGAAGTTCAACGCGATCCTGGAGTTCGCCGAGCTGGGCGATTTCATCGACATGCCCGTAAAAAACTACTCGTCGGGCATGTTCGTGCGCCTGGCCTTTTCCGTGGCCGCACACCTGGACCCGGACATCCTGCTGGTGGACGAAGTCCTGGCCGTGGGCGACATGGCCTTCCAGAACAAGAGCTTCGAGCGCATGCGGTCCCTGCTGGACCAGGGCGTGCCCATGATGTTCGTTTCGCACTCCCCGCAGGCGGTGGAGATGGTCGCCACGCGGGTCGCGTGGCTCGACCGTGGCCAGGTGAAGGAGACCGGCGATCCCCGGGAGATCCTGCGGCACTACGCGACCTTCATGGAGGCCCATGCCCTCCCGCCCGGGGGCGGCACCCCGCCGCCCGCGAGTACGTTGCAGCCCATGTGGATTACCCGCGTGGAAACGCTCGCGGACGATGGGGGGGCCAGAACGGAATACAGTTGGCGTGAGTCTGTCCGTCTCCGGTTTCACTACGAGAACCAGCAGGAAGGCTTGCCGGGGTACCTGAACTTCATCCTCAAGAAGAAAGGCAACTTCGAGGTCATTTTCACGAGCCTTTGCATGTTGTCGGACGGACTGACGGTCCGGGTGCCGAAGGGAACAGGTTCGTTCGATTGCCTGCTGCGGACTCCAAGCCTGGCGGCCGGCACCTACGAGGTCTGGGCCGGCGTGCGGCGCGCGATCACGTCCGGCGTGGGGCAGGACATGTTCCAGAAGATCTTTCACGCCGGGTCGTTCCGGATCGCGGCCACGCCGGAGGAGATGGGGCGGCCGGGCTTGCCGCACGCCATGTCCACCCACCTGCCGCCCCTGGTCATGGACCATACGTGGTGCGATGCGCAAGGGAACCCGCTGCCCGCGCGCTGAAGAGACGGTGGGCGGCCACACCGTTACCGGTGCGGGTACGAAGCGCGGGCCGGAGGAGGAGGGAGCCCACCCCCGACCCCTCCGGAGGAGGGGAGAAAAGAGAACGATCCCCTCCTGGGGAGGGGTCCGCGAAGCGGGGGGTGGGTTTCAGGATCATGCGCTCACCAAAAGAAAAACGGTATTCCTTGTCTCGTCCTAACCCGAAGAGGCTTCTCTGCATGGCGTACAACCGCTGCATAACTCCGGGCATTTCCGCGTCGCTCCTCGCGGCGGGCCTGTTTCTCG is part of the Kiritimatiellia bacterium genome and encodes:
- a CDS encoding ATP-binding cassette domain-containing protein translates to MSEPPAIAVRGLSKKFSRSLKRAMWYGLVDIARAALLPHRFRSPNLAARVADASGPQPIPYQAAPLQVSGLRPPPSSDGLRPSEFWALQDVSFDLRRGECLGVVGHNGAGKSTLFSILSGIYGPTRGHVEIRGRLQALIALGAGFHPMLSGRENVYINGLILGLTEEEIARKFNAILEFAELGDFIDMPVKNYSSGMFVRLAFSVAAHLDPDILLVDEVLAVGDMAFQNKSFERMRSLLDQGVPMMFVSHSPQAVEMVATRVAWLDRGQVKETGDPREILRHYATFMEAHALPPGGGTPPPASTLQPMWITRVETLADDGGARTEYSWRESVRLRFHYENQQEGLPGYLNFILKKKGNFEVIFTSLCMLSDGLTVRVPKGTGSFDCLLRTPSLAAGTYEVWAGVRRAITSGVGQDMFQKIFHAGSFRIAATPEEMGRPGLPHAMSTHLPPLVMDHTWCDAQGNPLPAR